The following coding sequences are from one Paenibacillus sp. FSL R5-0912 window:
- a CDS encoding SDR family oxidoreductase: MSDQYTIQDPAKQYEKATPEFEQQQPSPGLEKKMHPRPDDGAGTYRGSGRLTGRKAVITGADSGIGRAVAIAFAREGADVVLAYLPEEEADAKEVVQLVEEAGRKAVAVPGDLKDEKYCEQLIAKAVEELGGIDILANIAGKQQFVPDIADLTTEQFDATFKTNVYALFWLCKAAVKHMKPGSTIINTASIQAYEPAPILLDYATTKSAINTFSKSLAQQVAAKGIRVNVVAPGPVWTPLQVSGGQPQEALKDFGAKTPLGRPGQPAEMAPAYVFLASQESSYVSGETLNANGGMPTP; this comes from the coding sequence ATGAGCGATCAGTATACGATTCAGGACCCTGCGAAGCAGTATGAAAAAGCTACGCCGGAGTTTGAACAGCAGCAGCCGAGTCCCGGCCTGGAGAAGAAGATGCACCCGCGTCCCGATGATGGGGCGGGAACGTACCGCGGCAGCGGACGGCTTACCGGCCGCAAGGCCGTGATCACCGGAGCGGACAGCGGAATCGGGCGGGCGGTAGCCATTGCTTTTGCACGTGAAGGGGCTGATGTGGTACTTGCCTACCTGCCGGAGGAAGAGGCTGACGCGAAGGAAGTTGTCCAGCTGGTGGAGGAAGCCGGCCGCAAAGCCGTTGCCGTGCCAGGCGATCTGAAGGATGAGAAATACTGCGAGCAGCTGATAGCCAAAGCCGTAGAGGAGCTTGGAGGGATTGATATCCTGGCCAATATCGCCGGCAAGCAGCAGTTTGTGCCGGATATCGCCGATCTGACCACCGAGCAATTCGATGCAACCTTCAAGACCAATGTATATGCGCTGTTCTGGCTCTGTAAAGCAGCGGTGAAGCACATGAAGCCGGGCAGTACAATCATTAACACTGCATCCATTCAGGCTTATGAGCCTGCGCCGATTCTGCTGGATTATGCCACCACCAAAAGCGCAATCAATACCTTCAGCAAATCACTGGCTCAGCAGGTAGCCGCCAAGGGGATCCGGGTCAATGTTGTAGCACCTGGACCTGTATGGACTCCGCTTCAGGTAAGCGGCGGACAGCCGCAGGAAGCGCTGAAGGATTTCGGAGCCAAAACACCACTCGGCCGTCCCGGACAACCGGCTGAAATGGCCCCGGCCTATGTATTTCTGGCCAGCCAGGAATCCAGTTATGTCAGCGGCGAGACTTTGAATGCTAACGGCGGCATGCCGACACCTTAA
- a CDS encoding ABC transporter ATP-binding protein: MAFVTVKGEYKRYKMGETLIVANDGIDFEIEQGEFAVIVGPSGAGKSTVLNILGGMDSADEGQVIVDGTDIARFSAKELTGYRRNDVGFVFQFYNLVPNLTTLENVELASQISPRALDARKVLEDVGLGERLNNFPAQLSGGEQQRVAIARALAKQPKLLLCDEPTGALDYNTGKQVLKLLQDTCRNTGTTVIVITHNLAIAPMADRVIEINNAKVRKMVRNATPVSVEDIEW; the protein is encoded by the coding sequence ATGGCGTTTGTTACTGTGAAAGGCGAATATAAGCGTTACAAAATGGGGGAGACCCTGATTGTCGCCAATGACGGGATTGATTTTGAAATTGAACAGGGCGAGTTCGCTGTGATTGTAGGACCCAGCGGAGCGGGGAAATCGACGGTGCTTAACATACTGGGCGGGATGGATTCCGCCGACGAAGGCCAGGTCATTGTGGACGGTACCGACATCGCTCGTTTCAGCGCCAAAGAATTGACCGGCTACCGCCGTAATGACGTGGGCTTTGTGTTCCAGTTCTATAATCTTGTGCCCAATCTGACGACGCTGGAGAATGTTGAGCTGGCGTCCCAGATCTCTCCGCGTGCGCTGGATGCCCGCAAGGTGCTGGAGGATGTAGGACTTGGAGAGCGGCTGAATAACTTTCCGGCCCAGCTGTCCGGCGGGGAGCAGCAGCGTGTCGCCATTGCAAGAGCGCTGGCCAAACAGCCGAAGCTGCTGCTCTGCGATGAGCCGACCGGTGCGCTCGATTACAATACCGGCAAACAGGTACTGAAGCTGCTGCAGGATACCTGCCGCAATACCGGAACCACGGTTATTGTTATCACGCATAACCTGGCTATTGCGCCGATGGCAGACCGGGTTATTGAAATCAATAACGCGAAGGTACGGAAAATGGTGAGGAACG